A window of Ruania suaedae contains these coding sequences:
- a CDS encoding putative acetyltransferase, with translation MPERPPEPGGWRSWRPGERVVVRFRLPEGGLTDALGEVVRVGPGGLAIRTRRGVVDVPAEAVMLAKRVPPPPPRRR, from the coding sequence ATGCCCGAACGTCCCCCCGAGCCCGGCGGCTGGCGCTCCTGGCGGCCGGGTGAGCGCGTGGTGGTGCGCTTCCGCCTGCCCGAGGGTGGCCTGACCGATGCGCTCGGGGAGGTGGTTCGGGTCGGTCCGGGCGGGCTGGCGATCCGCACCCGCCGGGGCGTGGTGGACGTCCCCGCCGAGGCGGTGATGCTCGCCAAGCGGGTCCCGCCGCCCCCGCCGCGGCGCCGCTGA
- a CDS encoding VanW family protein, which produces MRDEETSGAGEADGSEPSRAQQPEAPDQAEAQDQAAAPDHPDDERETIVLDAQPDPTPDESAVTPTKKKRHRGRRAVLIAAAALVLLAGGYVAGAWFLGDRVPGETTVAGVNLSGLPGEEAERVLTESLSEQTQAPVDVSFGEVTAEIDPAGAGLRLDAAATVDSVTGFSLHPRRVFGHLFGLGEQDPILDVEQDELTSALNGLAENLDEPPVEGAIAFDDGEPVITEPVVGAGVDIDAAAETVAEHWLRTEEPIELPATELPPTIDEDVVETAMTTQVEPMLSGPVTVEVNEESTELSPDELVAAASVQAEDGALELVLDGEPLANLITERLDSVGESPRDARIVLSDGEPTIVPAVTGTGLDPAELAAAVTDAAVASEADERTAAVELAQTEPEFSTEDAEELGVTEVIGTYRTPYPFDPVRTENLVAGTSHINGTLLLPDEQFSLLDALRPISTANGYTVSGVVVNGFHSDAIGGGLSQVSTTTFNAAYESGLTDITHQPHSRWFSRYPEGREATVFDPSIDMVFENNTGYGVLIQAYVTDSEVVVTMWGTDVFDVNIDVSGRYNFTEPQTLYNPDPQCHPEPGGQQGFSVSVSRTVTRGGDMVEDDSYSWTYSPWNRVVCGEEPRDEPDDDDEDSDEE; this is translated from the coding sequence GTGCGGGACGAAGAGACGTCGGGAGCCGGCGAGGCCGACGGTTCCGAGCCGAGCCGCGCGCAGCAGCCCGAGGCCCCGGACCAGGCCGAGGCGCAGGACCAGGCCGCTGCTCCGGACCACCCCGATGACGAGCGCGAGACGATCGTGCTCGACGCGCAGCCTGACCCCACCCCCGACGAGAGCGCCGTGACACCCACGAAGAAGAAGCGACACCGCGGGCGCCGTGCCGTGCTCATCGCCGCCGCGGCCCTGGTGCTGCTCGCGGGCGGATACGTGGCCGGTGCCTGGTTCCTCGGCGACCGTGTCCCGGGCGAGACCACCGTCGCAGGCGTCAACCTTTCCGGCCTGCCGGGGGAGGAGGCCGAGCGGGTCCTGACCGAGAGCCTGTCGGAGCAGACCCAGGCCCCGGTGGACGTGAGCTTCGGCGAGGTCACCGCCGAGATCGACCCGGCCGGCGCCGGGCTGAGACTCGACGCGGCCGCCACGGTCGACTCCGTCACCGGCTTCAGCCTTCACCCGCGCCGGGTGTTCGGGCACCTCTTCGGTCTCGGCGAGCAGGACCCGATCCTCGACGTCGAGCAGGACGAGCTCACCTCCGCGCTCAACGGCCTGGCCGAGAACCTGGACGAGCCGCCGGTGGAGGGCGCCATCGCCTTCGACGACGGTGAGCCGGTGATCACCGAGCCCGTCGTGGGTGCCGGGGTCGACATCGACGCCGCTGCCGAGACCGTCGCCGAGCACTGGTTGCGCACCGAGGAGCCCATCGAGCTGCCCGCCACCGAGCTCCCACCGACCATCGACGAGGACGTCGTCGAGACGGCCATGACCACCCAGGTCGAGCCCATGCTCTCCGGCCCGGTCACGGTCGAGGTGAACGAGGAGAGCACCGAGCTCAGCCCGGACGAGCTCGTCGCCGCCGCCTCGGTGCAGGCCGAGGACGGCGCGCTCGAGCTGGTGCTCGACGGCGAACCCCTCGCGAACCTCATCACCGAGCGCCTGGACTCGGTGGGGGAGAGCCCGCGGGACGCCCGGATCGTGCTCTCCGACGGCGAACCCACCATCGTGCCCGCCGTCACCGGCACCGGCCTGGACCCGGCCGAGCTGGCCGCCGCGGTGACCGATGCTGCGGTGGCGAGTGAGGCGGACGAGCGCACCGCCGCCGTCGAGCTGGCCCAGACCGAGCCGGAGTTCTCCACCGAGGACGCCGAGGAGCTCGGGGTGACCGAGGTGATCGGCACCTACCGCACTCCCTATCCCTTTGATCCGGTCCGTACCGAGAACCTGGTCGCGGGCACCTCCCACATCAACGGCACGCTGCTGCTGCCCGACGAGCAGTTCTCGCTGCTCGACGCACTCCGCCCGATCAGCACCGCGAACGGCTACACGGTCTCGGGCGTGGTGGTCAACGGCTTCCACAGCGATGCCATCGGTGGCGGCCTCTCGCAGGTGTCCACCACCACGTTCAACGCCGCCTACGAGTCGGGTCTCACCGACATCACCCACCAGCCGCACTCGCGCTGGTTCTCCCGCTATCCGGAGGGCCGCGAGGCGACCGTCTTCGACCCGAGCATCGACATGGTGTTCGAGAACAACACGGGCTACGGGGTGCTCATCCAGGCCTACGTCACCGACTCCGAGGTCGTGGTGACGATGTGGGGCACTGACGTCTTCGACGTGAACATCGACGTCAGCGGCCGGTACAACTTCACCGAGCCGCAGACGCTGTACAACCCCGACCCCCAGTGCCACCCCGAGCCCGGGGGGCAGCAGGGCTTCAGCGTGAGCGTCAGCCGGACCGTCACCCGCGGGGGCGACATGGTCGAGGACGACTCCTACAGCTGGACCTACTCGCCGTGGAACCGCGTCGTCTGCGGGGAGGAGCCACGGGACGAGCCCGACGACGACGATGAGGACTCCGACGAGGAGTAG
- a CDS encoding citrate synthase: MSDATLTPATFRVDDHELEFARVPAVEGNDGVHISNLLKETGLVTLDSGFMNTANCESKITYIDGDAGILRYRGYPIEQLAEQSSFLEVAYLLIKGELPSADELSAFSERIERHTHLHDNFTALIGAFPQGAHPMAVLSSAVSALPGYYPESADPFDAEAVELATVLLLAKMPTIAAYAFRRSRGEEMIGPDHSLDYVQDFLRMCFATGDDYETDPELVKALNLLLILHADHEQNCSTSTVRIVGSAHANLYASVSAGIGALSGPLHGGANEAVLAMLNEIQASDDDVDTFMTRVKNKEKGVRLMGFGHRVYKNYDPRAAIVKGVADTVLKKLGKSDEQLEIAMRLEEIALSDDYFIQRKLYPNVDFYTGLIYKAMGFPTNMFTPLFAVGRAPGWIAQWREMMNDPTTKIGRPRQVYTGYTARDYTPISER; encoded by the coding sequence ATGTCCGACGCCACTCTGACCCCCGCCACGTTCCGTGTGGACGACCACGAACTGGAGTTCGCGCGCGTTCCGGCAGTGGAGGGCAACGACGGCGTCCACATCTCCAACCTGCTCAAGGAGACCGGCCTCGTCACGCTCGACTCGGGGTTCATGAACACCGCGAACTGCGAGTCGAAGATCACCTACATCGATGGTGACGCCGGCATCCTGCGCTACCGCGGCTACCCGATCGAGCAGCTCGCGGAGCAGTCCTCCTTCCTCGAGGTCGCCTATCTGCTCATCAAGGGTGAGCTCCCCAGCGCCGACGAGCTCTCCGCCTTCAGTGAGCGGATCGAGCGGCACACCCACCTGCACGACAACTTCACGGCCCTCATCGGCGCGTTCCCGCAGGGTGCGCACCCGATGGCGGTGCTCTCCTCCGCGGTCTCGGCGCTGCCGGGCTACTACCCCGAGAGCGCCGACCCCTTCGACGCCGAGGCCGTCGAGCTGGCCACCGTGCTGCTGCTGGCGAAGATGCCGACGATCGCGGCCTACGCCTTCCGCCGCTCCCGCGGTGAGGAGATGATCGGCCCGGACCACTCCCTCGACTACGTGCAGGACTTCCTGCGGATGTGCTTCGCCACCGGCGATGACTACGAGACCGACCCCGAGCTGGTCAAGGCGCTGAACCTGCTGCTGATCCTGCACGCCGACCACGAGCAGAACTGCTCCACCTCCACGGTGCGGATCGTCGGCTCGGCGCACGCGAACCTGTACGCGAGCGTCTCGGCCGGCATCGGCGCGCTCTCGGGCCCGCTGCACGGCGGCGCGAACGAGGCCGTGCTGGCGATGCTGAACGAGATCCAGGCCAGCGACGACGACGTCGACACGTTCATGACCCGCGTGAAGAACAAGGAGAAGGGCGTCCGCCTGATGGGCTTCGGCCACCGGGTGTACAAGAACTACGACCCGCGCGCGGCGATCGTCAAGGGCGTGGCCGACACGGTGCTGAAGAAGCTCGGCAAGAGCGACGAGCAGCTCGAGATCGCGATGCGTCTGGAGGAGATCGCCCTCTCGGACGACTACTTCATCCAGCGCAAGCTCTACCCGAACGTGGACTTCTACACCGGGCTGATCTACAAGGCGATGGGCTTCCCGACGAACATGTTCACCCCGCTGTTCGCCGTCGGGCGCGCGCCGGGCTGGATCGCCCAGTGGCGCGAGATGATGAACGACCCGACCACCAAGATCGGCCGTCCGCGCCAGGTCTACACCGGCTACACCGCGCGGGACTACACCCCGATCAGCGAGCGCTGA
- a CDS encoding PIG-L family deacetylase has product MTADPEPDRLRVLAGFAHPDDETITGGGILAWLARGAEVHVVTANRGERGEVIPGDIAHLEGDGPALAQVREGELAGALAALGVAGHTFLDALPGLTGRRRERYTDSGMQWEGDSHVRAVADPGAGRDALTKQDREIAARLLAAHMRRMRPHLVLSDEPGGGYGHPDHVRMHEIVARAVELALEEDLEPIADDDPCAGLEPWRVPVVAWVVRAESSARAAAAWLSRSPARPRMTGLGRSLAVADPDAELASIVRPDAQVDLVVDTSEVTDRVAAAMRAHRSQVQDVGLVSEIDGGPVGSPADRGSAVGWFALSNEVLQPLQAEVGLAVAPGWGSPTSLRGALAAAEVPAIVTDEPDDGAGEHEHVPGWYVLLMRAFTGLLGVVMAAAATAFHRWEPPFGVMLSLLAIICSGTLSRAFADRLGVLVHAVAVVATVLALTYLGPGGDVIVTDEPIGTIWLVGSVVVTAVPALLPRRWFRDGH; this is encoded by the coding sequence GTGACTGCTGACCCCGAACCCGACCGCCTCCGCGTGCTGGCGGGGTTCGCCCACCCGGACGACGAGACGATCACCGGCGGCGGCATCCTGGCGTGGCTCGCACGCGGCGCCGAGGTGCACGTCGTCACCGCCAACCGGGGTGAGCGCGGTGAGGTGATTCCCGGCGACATCGCCCACCTGGAGGGTGATGGGCCCGCGCTGGCGCAGGTGCGCGAGGGCGAGCTGGCCGGAGCGCTCGCGGCGCTCGGGGTGGCGGGCCACACCTTCCTGGACGCCCTCCCGGGGCTGACCGGGCGCCGTCGTGAGCGGTACACCGATTCCGGTATGCAGTGGGAGGGCGACTCCCACGTCCGGGCGGTCGCCGACCCGGGCGCCGGCCGGGACGCCCTCACCAAGCAGGACCGCGAGATCGCCGCACGGCTGCTGGCCGCGCACATGCGCCGGATGCGCCCGCATCTCGTGCTCTCGGACGAGCCCGGCGGCGGCTACGGCCACCCCGACCACGTGCGCATGCACGAGATCGTGGCCCGCGCCGTCGAGCTGGCCCTCGAGGAGGACCTGGAGCCGATCGCCGACGACGACCCGTGCGCCGGCCTGGAACCGTGGCGCGTGCCCGTGGTCGCCTGGGTGGTCCGTGCGGAGTCCTCCGCCCGCGCCGCCGCGGCCTGGCTGTCCCGCAGCCCGGCACGCCCGCGGATGACCGGTCTGGGACGCTCGCTCGCGGTCGCCGACCCCGACGCCGAACTGGCGAGCATCGTGCGGCCCGACGCGCAGGTGGATCTGGTGGTCGACACCTCCGAGGTCACCGACCGGGTCGCCGCTGCGATGCGCGCCCACCGCAGCCAGGTCCAGGACGTGGGCCTGGTCTCCGAGATCGACGGCGGACCGGTCGGCTCCCCGGCCGATCGGGGCAGCGCGGTCGGCTGGTTCGCGCTGAGCAACGAGGTACTGCAGCCGCTGCAGGCCGAGGTGGGGCTGGCGGTGGCGCCAGGGTGGGGCAGCCCGACCTCGCTGCGCGGCGCGCTCGCGGCGGCCGAGGTACCGGCGATCGTCACCGACGAGCCCGATGACGGCGCGGGAGAGCACGAGCACGTGCCCGGCTGGTATGTGCTGCTCATGCGGGCCTTCACCGGTCTCCTGGGCGTGGTGATGGCGGCCGCCGCCACCGCCTTCCACCGCTGGGAACCGCCCTTCGGGGTGATGCTGAGCCTGCTCGCGATCATCTGCTCCGGCACCCTGAGCCGGGCCTTCGCCGACCGTCTCGGGGTGCTCGTCCACGCCGTCGCCGTCGTCGCCACCGTGCTGGCGCTGACCTACCTGGGCCCCGGCGGCGATGTGATCGTCACCGACGAGCCGATCGGCACGATCTGGCTGGTCGGGTCCGTGGTGGTGACCGCGGTGCCCGCGCTGCTGCCACGGAGGTGGTTCCGTGACGGGCACTGA
- the typA gene encoding translational GTPase TypA has product MSVPTLASRTDLRNVAIVAHVDHGKTTLVDAMLWQSGAFGDHDHVDERAMDSGDLEREKGITILAKNTAIAYSGPSAASNGHPEIIINVIDTPGHADFGGEVERGLSMVDGVVLLVDSSEGPLPQTRFVLRKALAAHLPVILVVNKVDRPDSRISEVVSESQDLLLSLASDMADDVPDLDLDAILDVPVVYASAKAGRASVNQPADGELPDSEDLEPLFQTILEKIPAPTYDADAPLQAHVTNLDASPFLGRLALLRIRGGTIRKGQTVAWARRDGTMKNVRISELLRTQALNRVPAESAGAGDIVAVAGIEEITIGETLTDPENPRPLPLITVDDPAISMTIGINTSPLAGRVKGAKVTARQVKDRLDRELIGNVSLKVLPTDRPDAWEVQGRGELALAILVEQMRREGFELTVGKPQVVTKEIDGKLCEPVERMTIDVPEEYLGAVTQLLAARKGRMETMTNHGTGWIRMEFLVPARGLIGFRTRFLTDTRGTGIAHTISEGYEPWAGPIEFRTSGSLVSDRAGAATPFAMLNLQERGSFFIQPTSEVYEGQIVGENSRGDDMDVNITKEKKLNNIRSATSESFENLTPPRTLTLEESLEFARDDECVEVTPESVRIRKVILDQNERTKAARRKV; this is encoded by the coding sequence ATGAGTGTGCCCACCCTCGCTTCCCGCACCGATCTGCGCAACGTGGCCATCGTCGCCCACGTCGACCACGGTAAGACCACCCTGGTCGACGCCATGCTCTGGCAGTCCGGTGCCTTCGGCGACCACGATCACGTCGATGAACGCGCGATGGACTCCGGCGATCTGGAGCGGGAGAAGGGGATCACGATCCTCGCCAAGAACACCGCGATCGCCTACTCCGGGCCCTCGGCCGCGTCGAACGGTCACCCCGAGATCATCATCAACGTGATCGACACCCCCGGCCACGCCGACTTCGGCGGCGAGGTCGAGCGCGGACTGTCGATGGTCGACGGTGTCGTGCTGCTGGTGGACTCCTCCGAGGGGCCGCTGCCCCAGACCCGGTTCGTGCTGCGCAAGGCGCTCGCGGCGCACCTGCCGGTGATCCTGGTCGTGAACAAGGTCGACCGGCCCGACTCGCGGATCAGCGAGGTGGTCTCGGAGTCCCAGGACCTGCTGCTCTCCCTGGCCTCCGACATGGCCGACGACGTCCCCGACCTCGACCTGGACGCCATCCTGGACGTTCCGGTCGTGTACGCCTCGGCCAAGGCCGGCCGGGCCAGCGTGAACCAGCCCGCCGACGGCGAGCTGCCCGACTCGGAGGACCTGGAGCCGCTGTTCCAGACCATCCTGGAGAAGATCCCGGCGCCGACCTACGACGCCGATGCTCCGCTGCAGGCGCACGTGACCAACCTCGACGCCTCCCCGTTCCTGGGCCGTCTCGCGCTGCTGCGCATCCGCGGCGGGACGATCCGTAAGGGCCAGACCGTCGCCTGGGCCCGCAGGGACGGCACCATGAAGAACGTGCGCATCAGCGAGCTGCTGCGCACCCAGGCGCTGAACCGGGTGCCGGCCGAGTCCGCCGGCGCCGGCGACATCGTCGCGGTGGCCGGTATCGAGGAGATCACCATCGGTGAGACCCTCACCGACCCCGAGAACCCGCGGCCGTTGCCGCTGATCACCGTGGACGACCCGGCGATCTCGATGACGATCGGGATCAACACCTCCCCGCTGGCCGGCCGCGTCAAGGGCGCGAAGGTCACGGCCCGGCAGGTCAAGGACCGGCTCGACCGCGAGCTCATCGGTAACGTCTCGCTCAAGGTGCTGCCCACCGACCGGCCGGACGCCTGGGAGGTGCAGGGCCGCGGTGAGCTGGCCCTGGCGATCCTGGTCGAGCAGATGCGCCGCGAGGGCTTCGAGCTGACCGTCGGCAAGCCGCAGGTGGTCACCAAGGAGATCGACGGCAAGCTGTGCGAGCCGGTCGAGCGGATGACGATCGACGTGCCGGAGGAGTACCTCGGCGCCGTCACCCAGCTCCTCGCCGCCCGCAAGGGGCGCATGGAGACCATGACCAACCACGGCACCGGCTGGATCCGGATGGAGTTCCTGGTCCCCGCCCGCGGCCTGATCGGGTTCCGCACCCGCTTCCTCACCGACACCCGCGGCACTGGGATCGCCCACACCATCTCCGAGGGCTACGAGCCCTGGGCCGGGCCGATCGAGTTCCGCACCTCCGGATCGCTGGTCTCCGACCGGGCCGGGGCCGCCACCCCGTTCGCGATGCTGAACCTGCAGGAGCGCGGCAGCTTCTTCATCCAGCCCACCTCCGAGGTGTACGAAGGGCAGATCGTCGGCGAGAACTCCCGCGGTGATGACATGGACGTCAACATCACCAAGGAGAAGAAGCTCAACAACATCCGCTCGGCCACCTCGGAGTCCTTCGAGAACCTCACCCCGCCGCGCACCCTCACGCTCGAGGAGTCGCTGGAGTTCGCCCGCGACGACGAGTGCGTGGAGGTCACGCCGGAGTCGGTGCGCATCCGCAAGGTGATCCTGGACCAGAACGAGCGCACGAAGGCCGCGCGGCGCAAGGTCTGA
- the fdxA gene encoding ferredoxin, translating to MTYVIAQPCVDVKDKACIDECPVDCIYEGERSLYIHPDECVDCGACEPVCPVEAIYYEDDVPEQWAEYYKANVDFFDDIGSPGGAAKLGLIPKDHPIISALPPQAE from the coding sequence GTGACGTACGTGATCGCGCAGCCATGCGTGGATGTCAAGGACAAGGCCTGCATCGACGAGTGCCCTGTGGACTGCATCTACGAGGGTGAACGGTCCCTGTACATCCACCCCGACGAGTGCGTGGACTGCGGTGCCTGCGAGCCGGTCTGCCCCGTCGAGGCGATCTACTACGAGGACGACGTGCCCGAGCAGTGGGCCGAGTACTACAAGGCGAACGTCGACTTCTTCGACGACATCGGCTCGCCCGGTGGCGCCGCCAAGCTCGGCCTGATCCCCAAGGACCACCCGATCATCAGCGCCCTGCCGCCGCAGGCCGAGTAG
- a CDS encoding ABC transporter ATP-binding protein codes for MSTQTAPEQPVATAEPILRVRDLSVDFFVEGEWFPAATGVSYDVHPGEVLAIVGESGSGKSQSSMSLLGLLPANGRATGSAKLGETELIGLTGAPMRRIRGNEMAVIFQEPMTALNPVYPIGFQIVETLRTHFDMGPSAAKERAIELLTLVEMPDPATRFNSYPHQLSGGQRQRAMIAQSLACDPKLLIADEPTTALDVTVQAEILKLMRDLRNRIDSGIVLITHDMGVVADMADKIIVMRRGEVVESGTAEEIFGRPRHEYTKQLLGAVPHLGVAREAEVREQRAPGVEAGQQPAGLTGEPVMVAEDIIIEYPKRGRTPAFRAVDGVSLTIGAGEVVGLVGESGSGKTTIGRAVVGLLPVTGGSLRIDDRDMVGITPKDLRALRKRVGIVFQDPGSSLNPRLPIGESIGEPLYLHTGIKGPELTKKIDVLLDQVELPRSMRNRYPHELSGGQRQRVGIARALSLEPAILVADEPTSALDVSVQANVLELFSELQREHGFACLFISHDLAVVEMLADRIAVMHHGRLAEIGPTSQIVHDPQDPYTQRLIAAVPVPDPAEQKVRRERRDQLLAEAAAELAAQEQAEHGRHGGHGRHGDGLG; via the coding sequence GTGAGCACGCAGACAGCCCCGGAGCAGCCCGTGGCCACCGCCGAGCCGATCCTCAGGGTGCGCGACCTCAGCGTCGACTTCTTCGTCGAGGGGGAGTGGTTCCCCGCGGCCACCGGCGTCTCCTACGACGTCCACCCCGGTGAGGTGCTCGCGATCGTCGGTGAGTCCGGATCCGGGAAGTCGCAGTCCTCGATGTCGCTGCTCGGCCTGCTGCCGGCCAACGGCCGCGCCACCGGCAGCGCCAAGCTCGGCGAGACCGAGCTGATCGGCCTGACCGGGGCACCGATGCGCCGGATCCGCGGCAACGAGATGGCGGTCATCTTCCAGGAGCCGATGACGGCGCTGAACCCGGTGTACCCGATCGGTTTCCAGATCGTGGAGACGCTGCGCACCCACTTCGACATGGGCCCCAGCGCCGCCAAGGAGCGCGCGATCGAGCTGCTCACCCTGGTGGAGATGCCCGACCCGGCCACCCGGTTCAACTCCTACCCCCACCAGCTCTCCGGTGGTCAGCGCCAGCGCGCGATGATCGCCCAGTCGCTGGCGTGTGATCCGAAGCTGCTGATCGCCGATGAGCCCACCACGGCTCTCGACGTGACCGTACAGGCGGAGATCCTCAAGCTGATGCGCGACCTGCGCAACCGCATCGACTCCGGCATCGTGCTCATCACCCACGACATGGGCGTGGTGGCCGACATGGCCGACAAGATCATCGTGATGCGCCGTGGAGAGGTGGTCGAGAGCGGGACCGCCGAGGAGATCTTCGGCCGGCCCCGCCACGAGTACACCAAGCAGCTGCTCGGCGCGGTCCCGCACCTGGGCGTCGCGCGCGAGGCCGAGGTCCGGGAGCAGCGTGCGCCCGGCGTCGAGGCCGGGCAGCAGCCGGCCGGACTGACCGGCGAACCGGTCATGGTCGCCGAGGACATCATCATCGAATACCCCAAGCGCGGGCGTACGCCGGCGTTCCGCGCGGTGGACGGCGTCAGCCTCACCATCGGTGCCGGCGAGGTGGTCGGCCTGGTGGGGGAGTCGGGCTCGGGCAAGACCACGATCGGGCGCGCCGTGGTGGGGCTGCTGCCCGTGACCGGCGGCAGCCTGCGGATCGACGACCGAGACATGGTCGGGATCACCCCGAAGGACCTGCGCGCGCTGCGCAAGCGCGTGGGCATCGTCTTCCAGGACCCGGGTTCGTCGTTGAACCCTCGGCTGCCCATCGGGGAGTCGATCGGGGAGCCGCTCTACCTGCACACCGGGATCAAGGGCCCCGAGCTCACCAAGAAGATCGACGTGCTCCTCGATCAGGTGGAGCTGCCGCGCTCGATGCGCAACCGCTACCCGCACGAGCTCTCCGGTGGTCAGCGCCAGCGCGTGGGTATCGCGCGTGCGCTGAGCCTGGAACCGGCGATCCTGGTGGCCGACGAGCCGACCTCGGCCCTGGACGTCTCGGTGCAGGCGAACGTGCTCGAGCTGTTCTCCGAGCTGCAGCGCGAGCACGGTTTCGCCTGCCTGTTCATCAGCCACGACCTGGCCGTGGTGGAGATGCTCGCCGACCGCATCGCGGTGATGCACCACGGCAGGCTCGCCGAGATCGGGCCCACGTCACAGATCGTGCACGACCCGCAGGACCCCTACACGCAGCGGCTCATCGCGGCCGTGCCGGTGCCGGACCCGGCGGAGCAGAAGGTGCGGCGCGAGCGTCGTGACCAGCTGCTGGCCGAGGCGGCTGCCGAGCTCGCGGCGCAGGAGCAGGCGGAACACGGGCGGCATGGCGGGCACGGGCGGCACGGCGACGGTCTCGGCTGA
- a CDS encoding flavin reductase family protein gives MTGTDAEQFRTAMAQLAAGVCVLAVRDRHDIAITATSVVSVSLDPPTILCCVHQDSRFREALESAPRWAISVMSSSGRAQADWLASPGRPTRNQLDRVGFRRGERSGAAILDDAVAWVEAETSWTQPAGSHEVVVGEVLASGVNPGRTGALVHRLSRMLTIE, from the coding sequence GTGACGGGCACTGACGCCGAGCAGTTCCGTACCGCGATGGCGCAGCTGGCCGCCGGCGTGTGCGTGCTCGCCGTACGGGACCGCCACGACATCGCCATCACCGCCACCTCGGTGGTCTCGGTCTCGCTGGATCCGCCGACGATCCTGTGCTGCGTCCACCAGGACTCCCGGTTCCGGGAGGCGCTCGAATCGGCCCCACGATGGGCGATCAGCGTGATGAGCAGCTCGGGCAGGGCCCAGGCGGACTGGCTGGCCAGTCCGGGCCGGCCCACCCGCAACCAGCTCGATCGGGTCGGCTTCCGGCGCGGGGAGCGCAGCGGTGCGGCGATCCTCGACGACGCCGTCGCCTGGGTGGAGGCCGAGACCTCGTGGACGCAGCCGGCCGGCTCGCACGAGGTCGTCGTCGGGGAGGTGCTCGCCTCCGGGGTCAACCCCGGCCGTACCGGCGCGCTGGTGCACCGGCTGAGCCGGATGCTCACGATCGAGTGA
- the dapC gene encoding succinyldiaminopimelate transaminase: protein MGFVQLTEAYPWDAVVPYRERAREHPDGLVDLSIGTPVDPTPAVVREALAAAADAPGYPTAHGTPALREAVAAWFAARRGVPNLDPDGVLPTVGSKELVATLPSLLGLGAEDIVVVPSVAYPTYAVGARLAGAQVLVADDAEAWAGNPAVRLVWVNSPSNPTGAVLPAEHLRQVVTAARELGAVVASDECYAELPWTQPWVGSGVPCLLQRDVSGGDHTGLLVVYSLSKQSNLAGYRAAFAAGDARLVDAVLQLRRHMGMMVPAPVQAATIAALGDPSHVQAQRERYLRRREALLTALTGAGYVVDHSEAGLYLWVRQEGAGDCWSMLGDFADRGILAGPGVFYGAASGEHLRVALTAPDAQIEQAVSRLSL from the coding sequence GTGGGCTTCGTCCAACTGACGGAGGCGTACCCGTGGGACGCGGTGGTTCCCTACCGCGAACGTGCTCGCGAGCACCCGGACGGCCTGGTGGACCTGTCCATCGGGACCCCGGTCGACCCGACCCCGGCGGTGGTGCGCGAGGCGCTGGCCGCGGCCGCTGACGCCCCCGGCTACCCGACGGCGCACGGCACCCCGGCGCTGCGGGAGGCCGTGGCCGCGTGGTTCGCCGCCCGCCGGGGTGTGCCGAACCTCGATCCGGACGGCGTGCTGCCGACCGTGGGCTCGAAGGAGCTGGTGGCGACGTTGCCCTCGCTCCTGGGCCTGGGCGCCGAGGACATCGTGGTGGTGCCCTCGGTGGCCTACCCGACCTACGCCGTCGGGGCGCGCCTGGCCGGCGCGCAGGTGCTGGTGGCCGACGACGCCGAAGCCTGGGCGGGCAACCCTGCCGTGCGTCTGGTCTGGGTCAACTCGCCCTCCAACCCGACCGGGGCCGTGCTCCCCGCCGAGCACCTGCGGCAGGTGGTCACGGCCGCCCGGGAGCTGGGCGCCGTCGTCGCCTCGGACGAGTGCTACGCCGAGCTGCCGTGGACGCAGCCGTGGGTGGGGTCGGGAGTTCCGTGCCTGCTGCAGCGGGACGTCAGCGGCGGCGACCACACGGGCCTGCTGGTGGTGTACTCGCTCTCGAAGCAGTCCAACCTGGCCGGCTACCGGGCGGCCTTCGCCGCCGGGGATGCCCGCCTCGTCGACGCTGTGCTGCAGCTGCGGCGGCACATGGGGATGATGGTGCCGGCGCCGGTGCAGGCCGCCACCATCGCTGCCCTGGGTGACCCCTCGCACGTGCAGGCCCAGCGGGAGCGGTACCTGCGCCGTCGGGAGGCTCTGCTGACAGCCCTGACCGGGGCCGGGTACGTGGTGGACCACTCCGAGGCGGGGTTGTACCTGTGGGTGCGCCAGGAGGGCGCCGGCGACTGCTGGTCGATGCTCGGCGATTTCGCCGACCGGGGCATCCTGGCGGGCCCGGGTGTGTTCTACGGCGCCGCGAGCGGCGAACACCTGCGGGTGGCGCTGACGGCGCCGGACGCGCAGATCGAGCAGGCTGTGAGCCGGCTGAGCCTGTGA